A window of Thermomicrobiales bacterium contains these coding sequences:
- a CDS encoding TetM/TetW/TetO/TetS family tetracycline resistance ribosomal protection protein: protein MAELNLGILAHVDAGKTTLTERILFQSGVIAAPGSVDKGTTQTDTRDLERARGITIWSAVASFRLDDLTVNLIDTPGHGDFIAEVARALDALDAVVLVVSAVEGVQPQTRRLARAIRAAGLPLIVFVNKIDRLGARGEPLLDDIRQKLGLRVVALNQATDLGERTANVEPIDRDDPDYLAALTDLLAETSERVIEEYERSDGAPSSAFLAAELRQQVATRDVVPALFGSAMTGVGVDALLTSIADWLPPAEANCDAPTSGTVFKIARRPGGEKLVYVRLFSGRLVVRQHVLLQRRNTFGETLEIDERITAIDRFSGGATVQSAELRAGQIAILHGLRDARIGDHIGEQDGVGRAPTAFPPPALESIVRPIDKSKITQLREALEQLAEQDPLISLRQRNEAGEISVRLFGEVQKEVLTDTLTRDYGLDVWFGPSRTICVERVIGSGAQTEVIGADDNPYYAGLGFQVEAGPSGSGIRYERELGSLPPAFYRAIEETVYETLQQGLCGWEVIDCVVTLKDLAYWSPVSTAGDFRKLTPLALMGALRQAGTQVCEPIETLELEIP, encoded by the coding sequence ATGGCAGAACTCAACCTCGGGATCCTGGCGCATGTCGACGCCGGTAAGACGACCCTCACCGAACGCATCCTCTTCCAGAGCGGCGTCATCGCCGCGCCCGGCAGCGTCGACAAAGGCACAACACAGACCGACACGCGGGACCTCGAACGGGCCCGCGGCATCACCATCTGGTCGGCGGTCGCGTCGTTCCGGCTGGACGATCTCACCGTCAATCTGATCGACACCCCTGGCCACGGCGACTTCATCGCCGAGGTGGCGCGTGCGCTCGATGCGCTCGACGCCGTCGTGCTGGTCGTCTCGGCCGTCGAGGGCGTCCAGCCGCAGACGCGACGGCTGGCGCGCGCGATCAGGGCAGCTGGCCTGCCGCTGATCGTCTTCGTCAACAAGATCGACCGCCTCGGTGCACGCGGCGAACCGCTGCTGGACGATATCCGCCAGAAGCTCGGGCTGCGCGTCGTCGCGCTGAACCAAGCAACCGACCTCGGCGAGCGCACGGCGAACGTCGAGCCAATCGACCGCGACGATCCGGACTATCTGGCGGCGCTGACCGACCTGCTGGCCGAGACAAGCGAGCGGGTGATTGAGGAGTACGAGCGCAGCGATGGCGCGCCGTCGTCCGCGTTCCTCGCTGCCGAGCTGCGACAGCAGGTGGCGACGCGCGATGTCGTGCCGGCGCTGTTCGGCTCGGCGATGACTGGCGTCGGCGTCGATGCGCTGCTCACCAGCATCGCCGACTGGCTGCCGCCGGCAGAGGCTAATTGCGACGCGCCGACGAGCGGGACGGTCTTCAAGATCGCGCGGCGACCGGGCGGCGAGAAGCTCGTCTACGTCCGACTGTTCAGCGGTCGGCTAGTCGTCCGCCAGCACGTCTTGCTGCAAAGACGGAACACATTCGGCGAAACGCTGGAGATCGACGAGCGCATCACGGCAATCGACCGGTTCAGCGGTGGTGCGACGGTGCAGTCCGCCGAGCTGCGAGCTGGCCAGATCGCGATCCTGCATGGGCTGCGCGACGCGCGCATCGGCGACCACATTGGCGAGCAGGACGGGGTGGGCAGAGCACCGACGGCGTTCCCGCCACCGGCGCTCGAGAGCATCGTCCGCCCGATCGACAAGAGCAAAATCACGCAGCTACGCGAGGCGTTGGAGCAGCTTGCCGAGCAGGATCCGCTCATCTCCCTCCGCCAGCGCAACGAAGCGGGCGAGATCTCGGTACGCCTCTTCGGCGAGGTGCAGAAGGAGGTACTGACCGACACGCTGACCCGCGACTACGGCCTCGACGTCTGGTTCGGGCCGAGCCGGACAATCTGCGTCGAGCGCGTCATCGGCAGCGGCGCGCAGACCGAAGTGATCGGCGCAGATGACAACCCGTACTACGCCGGATTGGGCTTCCAGGTCGAAGCCGGGCCATCGGGCAGCGGCATCCGCTACGAACGCGAGCTCGGTTCACTGCCGCCAGCGTTTTACCGGGCGATCGAGGAGACCGTCTACGAGACGCTGCAGCAGGGGTTGTGCGGCTGGGAGGTGATCGACTGCGTCGTCACACTAAAGGACCTGGCCTACTGGTCGCCGGTCAGCACAGCCGGTGACTTCCGCAAGCTGACCCCGCTGGCGCTGATGGGAGCGCTGCGGCAGGCCGGCACGCAGGTCTGCGAACCGATCGAAACACTGGAGCTGGAGATCCC